One window of Gilliamella sp. B3022 genomic DNA carries:
- a CDS encoding YmfL family putative regulatory protein, with protein sequence MGNKKKLINDLLSSIDGGMEVAASYLGLSVSAFNDRRYENKGTRFFTCDELLALQELSRTTLVADYFARAVNCIVIKKPDVAKAGSYDLFELMLSIGTARGEYDAYLSKAISDGVITSDEEAILNNLCDSIVKRRLTAHQETLAAHKPSN encoded by the coding sequence ATGGGTAACAAGAAAAAATTAATTAATGATTTATTAAGCTCCATTGATGGCGGTATGGAAGTAGCAGCCAGTTATTTAGGTTTATCTGTATCTGCTTTTAATGATCGGCGTTACGAAAATAAAGGAACTCGATTCTTCACTTGTGATGAACTTTTAGCATTACAAGAGTTAAGCAGGACAACATTAGTTGCGGATTATTTTGCAAGAGCAGTGAATTGTATAGTCATAAAAAAACCTGATGTCGCTAAAGCGGGAAGTTATGATCTTTTTGAATTAATGTTAAGCATTGGAACGGCAAGAGGTGAATACGATGCATATTTATCCAAAGCGATTAGTGATGGCGTTATTACTAGCGATGAAGAAGCAATATTAAATAATTTATGTGACTCAATAGTAAAAAGACGACTTACCGCACATCAAGAAACACTTGCAGCGCATAAACCATCTAATTAG
- a CDS encoding helix-turn-helix domain-containing protein has product MSTLKTKKTLSQCDRILQHLQSGKTITPAQAWDLFGCYRLGARIHDLRKQNFQIVTEIIYKNGGNFAEYSLRSNNERS; this is encoded by the coding sequence ATGAGCACATTAAAAACTAAAAAAACACTGAGCCAGTGCGATCGAATATTACAGCATTTGCAAAGCGGTAAAACAATTACCCCGGCACAAGCGTGGGATTTGTTCGGTTGCTACAGATTAGGTGCTCGCATCCACGATTTAAGAAAACAAAATTTTCAGATTGTTACTGAGATTATTTATAAAAATGGCGGCAATTTTGCGGAGTATTCTTTGAGGTCAAACAATGAACGCAGTTGA
- a CDS encoding replicative DNA helicase produces the protein MNIIPHDLVAEQAVLGSMMLDFGSERCQKAIRKLKQDSFYNRQHQVIFAEMIELSRKNQPIDLITLSDSMEQNGTLKDCGGLAYLAELSKNTPTMTNIIAYAGIVRDKAIERFTLKKLNDCSAMIFEKSTLSTSDKLSAIQSLFTQIDDYNKTGKSLGLKSLSTIANKWTETLDKRLANADSARGLSTGIKALDKKLSPKGLVRGSLFVVGARPKMGKTTFEINMARHCAMHDNLPVLMFSLEMQDEQMLENILAQESCVNSDIFYDGALGTDGGAEFSRVMHHLNELTKTNNIYIDDTPAITLSHIRSESRRMARERGQIGMIMVDYLTLMGKEKNVDDQRNDLIYGAITKGLKALAKELNCVVVLLTQLNRNLESRADKRPIPSDSRDTGQIEQDCDYWLGIYRDAVYNESADKNLMEINVALNRHGAGNFTVYAGISNGRIYEVDQAESYTKARPEPVKKERRYAQAS, from the coding sequence ATGAATATAATACCTCATGATTTAGTTGCTGAGCAAGCTGTTCTCGGTTCAATGATGCTAGATTTTGGATCTGAGCGTTGTCAAAAAGCAATTCGCAAATTGAAACAGGATTCATTTTACAATCGACAACATCAAGTTATTTTTGCTGAAATGATTGAATTAAGTCGAAAAAATCAGCCAATAGATTTAATCACTTTGTCAGACAGTATGGAGCAAAACGGAACCCTAAAAGATTGTGGTGGTTTAGCGTATCTTGCTGAGCTGTCCAAGAACACACCAACCATGACCAATATTATTGCTTATGCTGGTATTGTTCGCGATAAGGCTATTGAACGTTTTACGTTAAAAAAATTAAACGACTGTAGCGCGATGATTTTTGAAAAATCGACATTATCAACTAGTGATAAATTATCAGCTATTCAATCGCTATTTACACAAATTGATGACTACAACAAGACGGGAAAATCGTTAGGGCTTAAATCGCTATCAACCATTGCCAACAAATGGACCGAAACTCTAGATAAACGATTAGCAAATGCAGATAGTGCACGTGGGTTATCAACTGGAATTAAAGCGCTAGATAAAAAATTATCACCAAAAGGATTGGTTCGAGGTTCATTATTTGTTGTTGGTGCTCGCCCCAAAATGGGTAAAACCACATTTGAAATTAACATGGCTCGCCATTGCGCAATGCATGACAATTTGCCAGTTTTGATGTTCTCACTAGAAATGCAAGATGAGCAAATGCTAGAAAATATTTTGGCTCAAGAGTCATGTGTCAATAGTGATATTTTCTACGATGGGGCATTAGGAACGGATGGCGGTGCGGAATTTTCGAGGGTTATGCATCATCTAAATGAGCTAACAAAAACTAATAACATCTACATTGATGATACCCCAGCTATTACCTTGTCACATATACGCTCAGAATCACGCCGAATGGCACGAGAGCGAGGTCAGATAGGTATGATTATGGTTGATTACTTGACACTAATGGGAAAGGAAAAAAACGTTGATGATCAACGAAACGACTTGATATACGGAGCTATTACAAAAGGTTTAAAAGCGCTGGCTAAAGAACTGAATTGTGTAGTTGTTCTGTTAACTCAGTTAAACCGAAACCTAGAATCACGAGCAGATAAGCGTCCAATACCTAGTGATAGTCGCGATACAGGTCAAATCGAACAGGATTGTGATTACTGGTTAGGAATTTATCGTGATGCTGTTTACAACGAAAGCGCAGATAAGAACTTGATGGAAATAAACGTAGCTTTAAATCGTCACGGTGCAGGTAATTTCACAGTATATGCAGGAATTAGTAATGGTCGCATTTATGAAGTTGATCAAGCCGAATCATACACTAAAGCACGCCCTGAGCCAGTGAAAAAAGAACGTAGATATGCGCAAGCTAGTTAA
- a CDS encoding DUF1364 domain-containing protein, translated as MSKLTKLARGRECTVRLPCCNHNPETTVLAHYRLAGTCGVGMKPNDLQGAWACSARHDEIDRRTRMCEHEFVRLAHAEGVFRTQYELIKEEAIKL; from the coding sequence ATGAGTAAATTAACAAAATTAGCCAGAGGGCGTGAGTGCACCGTTAGGCTCCCGTGTTGTAACCACAACCCAGAAACAACCGTGTTGGCTCATTATCGATTAGCTGGTACCTGTGGTGTGGGTATGAAACCGAACGATTTACAGGGTGCATGGGCATGTTCGGCGCGTCATGATGAAATTGACCGTAGAACGAGGATGTGTGAACACGAATTTGTTAGGTTAGCCCATGCTGAGGGAGTTTTTAGAACTCAATATGAGTTAATAAAAGAAGAGGCAATAAAATTATGA
- a CDS encoding RusA family crossover junction endodeoxyribonuclease: MIHLTLPYPPSVNNYWRMSHGRFYIDQKGVDFRNAVQSIVLQARANNKVRGRLKAEIFAIMPDRRVRDLDNLNKAILDSLTYSQVIEDDKHIDDLRIVRAGYEKNNGRIEIYISELIEGEQC; the protein is encoded by the coding sequence ATGATTCATTTAACGTTACCGTATCCGCCGTCAGTAAATAATTATTGGCGCATGTCACACGGTCGTTTTTATATTGATCAGAAGGGCGTAGATTTTAGAAATGCTGTGCAATCCATTGTATTGCAGGCACGAGCTAACAACAAGGTAAGAGGGCGATTAAAGGCTGAAATTTTCGCTATTATGCCAGATAGACGAGTTAGAGATTTAGATAATCTAAATAAGGCGATTTTGGACTCATTAACATATTCACAGGTCATCGAGGATGACAAACATATTGATGATTTACGCATAGTTAGAGCTGGTTATGAAAAAAATAACGGTCGAATTGAAATTTATATCAGCGAGTTAATAGAGGGGGAGCAATGTTAG
- a CDS encoding antiterminator Q family protein, whose amino-acid sequence MLAEYKYIDDEPIEPAKPIASVRFQSDYDITDILTRWGNWARKEAYLQQKNFSLYKSEQEQFKESCSDDDGLLIDSMITALGKMKTQKSQDEYHVLKLYYFGEIRMLDDTVMIVTQSLRGIAKITGINKDNVKSLKESGESCIIGMLAMQTMLTGVELELLQNIRLLK is encoded by the coding sequence ATGTTAGCAGAATATAAATACATTGATGATGAGCCAATTGAGCCCGCAAAACCTATTGCATCAGTTAGATTTCAATCCGATTATGATATTACGGACATTCTCACTCGTTGGGGTAATTGGGCTCGAAAAGAAGCTTATTTACAACAAAAAAACTTTAGTCTTTATAAATCAGAACAGGAACAATTTAAGGAGTCATGCTCAGATGATGATGGTTTATTGATTGATTCAATGATAACCGCATTAGGGAAAATGAAAACACAAAAATCACAGGACGAGTATCATGTATTAAAACTATATTATTTCGGTGAAATTAGAATGTTAGACGACACAGTAATGATCGTAACTCAATCATTACGTGGTATAGCTAAAATCACAGGGATAAACAAGGACAACGTCAAATCATTAAAGGAGAGCGGGGAGAGTTGCATTATTGGCATGCTGGCAATGCAAACAATGTTAACTGGCGTAGAGCTCGAGTTATTGCAAAACATTAGGTTATTAAAATAA
- a CDS encoding phage holin family protein has product MDKYSSPVSYFWGAICTLFGALSLNDIAVVVGIILSIATFIINWLYKRRDFYHKKNLREQYYEKNKKNSDRYDL; this is encoded by the coding sequence ATGGATAAATATTCTTCACCCGTCTCATATTTCTGGGGCGCTATATGTACGCTGTTTGGTGCCCTAAGTCTGAATGATATTGCTGTTGTGGTGGGTATCATTTTGTCTATAGCAACATTTATCATTAACTGGCTGTATAAACGACGAGATTTTTATCACAAAAAGAACCTGAGAGAGCAATACTATGAAAAAAACAAAAAGAATAGTGACAGGTACGATTTGTAG
- a CDS encoding lysozyme has product MKKTKRIVTGTICSVSVIISMVLANHSSEIRTSEAGLEIIGNAESCVREPYYCPANALTVGIGSTVNVEQKTYSDEEIAKRWVDDIKTAEQCINRHANGFHLPQSVFDAVTSITFNVGCTKMRASTMYRYLNTGEYKAACNEFPKWNKAGGKVLNGLVARREKERALCLSYALSSPQ; this is encoded by the coding sequence ATGAAAAAAACAAAAAGAATAGTGACAGGTACGATTTGTAGTGTTTCGGTAATTATCAGTATGGTATTAGCTAATCACTCATCTGAAATCCGAACGAGCGAAGCAGGTCTTGAAATAATTGGTAATGCTGAATCATGCGTTAGAGAGCCATACTATTGTCCTGCGAATGCGTTAACAGTCGGTATTGGATCAACTGTTAATGTTGAGCAAAAAACATATTCAGATGAAGAAATAGCTAAGCGCTGGGTGGATGATATTAAAACGGCTGAACAATGCATTAATCGTCATGCCAATGGTTTTCATCTACCGCAATCAGTCTTTGACGCTGTAACTTCAATTACTTTTAACGTAGGATGCACAAAAATGCGTGCATCAACGATGTATAGATATCTAAATACTGGTGAATACAAAGCCGCGTGTAACGAGTTTCCAAAATGGAATAAAGCGGGTGGTAAAGTTTTGAATGGTTTAGTTGCTCGTCGAGAAAAGGAAAGGGCATTATGTCTATCTTATGCTTTATCATCGCCTCAATAA
- the lysC gene encoding Rz1-like lysis system protein LysC, producing the protein MIVLSSLCLCLFLQACTTERKIYVNRPIPANLLSNCLPNLPPNPMTFGDSFRYNEHLLNVIEKCNADKRAIKQIANE; encoded by the coding sequence ATGATTGTGCTAAGCAGTTTGTGCCTATGCCTGTTTCTGCAAGCTTGTACAACCGAGCGAAAAATATACGTAAATAGACCGATACCAGCAAATCTATTAAGTAACTGTTTACCAAATTTACCACCTAATCCCATGACTTTTGGTGATAGCTTCCGATATAACGAGCATTTATTAAATGTCATTGAGAAGTGTAATGCAGATAAAAGGGCTATCAAGCAGATTGCTAATGAATAA
- a CDS encoding KilA-N domain-containing protein, producing the protein MLARLNDKSKQPSNWLRLDSTQELIQELEHSSNMRTEQKAIEVINGGNYRGTYVCKELVYAYAMWINARFHLYVIRTFDEVIEQDYQRQRLRELAKVEYKLMTDAIKFEKEHQEKEVKYFHFSNEADLINRIALGMTSAKFKVFHEIGKTESIRDYLTPCQIKCITDLQRANTTFIQLGMEFEDRKVKLMELFKRNHIISLFDEQHHIAA; encoded by the coding sequence GTGTTAGCGCGACTAAATGATAAAAGCAAGCAGCCATCAAACTGGTTACGCCTTGATTCTACTCAAGAACTAATCCAAGAATTGGAGCACTCCTCAAATATGAGGACTGAACAAAAAGCAATTGAGGTTATAAATGGTGGTAATTATCGAGGTACATATGTATGCAAAGAATTAGTTTATGCTTATGCTATGTGGATTAATGCAAGGTTTCATCTTTATGTGATCCGAACCTTTGATGAAGTAATCGAGCAAGATTATCAACGACAACGATTAAGAGAATTGGCAAAAGTTGAATATAAGCTAATGACTGATGCAATAAAATTTGAGAAGGAACATCAAGAAAAGGAAGTTAAGTATTTCCACTTTAGTAATGAAGCTGATTTAATCAACCGTATAGCTTTAGGGATGACATCAGCGAAATTTAAAGTATTTCACGAAATTGGAAAGACAGAATCAATCCGAGATTATTTAACTCCGTGTCAAATTAAATGCATTACTGACCTTCAAAGAGCTAATACAACATTTATTCAATTAGGTATGGAGTTCGAAGATAGAAAAGTTAAGCTGATGGAGCTATTCAAACGAAACCATATTATTTCATTGTTTGATGAACAACATCATATAGCCGCCTAG
- a CDS encoding DNA-packaging protein: MTKGEKKKIGRPSELADCLVKAKEYLLGDYETFGDVVPSVAGLACYLGKHKSSMYEYAKQNKEFSDTLEAIKTLQENKLINGGLASSFNPTITKLMLSNHGYSEKQEIDHQSSDSSMSPKPTRIELVAPIE; encoded by the coding sequence ATGACAAAGGGCGAAAAGAAAAAAATAGGTCGCCCAAGTGAACTAGCCGATTGTTTAGTCAAGGCTAAAGAATACTTGCTTGGGGACTATGAAACGTTTGGTGATGTAGTTCCAAGCGTTGCAGGTCTTGCTTGCTATCTCGGTAAGCACAAGTCATCAATGTATGAATATGCAAAACAAAACAAAGAGTTTTCCGACACGCTAGAAGCAATTAAAACGTTACAAGAGAATAAACTTATAAACGGCGGATTAGCTAGTTCATTTAATCCAACCATTACAAAGCTGATGCTATCTAATCACGGCTATAGCGAAAAACAAGAAATCGATCATCAATCATCGGATAGTTCGATGTCACCAAAACCAACTCGAATAGAGCTGGTCGCACCCATAGAGTAA